One Robbsia sp. KACC 23696 DNA segment encodes these proteins:
- a CDS encoding sensor histidine kinase KdpD: MERPDPDALLSRIQREESRRQRGRLKIFFGASAGVGKTYAMLLAAHRRREEGVDTVVGVVETHGRQETLALLEDLERLPPTTFTQRGKRLPEFDLDGALARGPALLLVDELAHSNVAGARHAKRWQDVQELLDAGIDVYTTVNVQHLESLNDIVGQITGIRVWETVPDRIFDLADEVTLVDLPPEELLDRLREGKIYLPQQAERAIKHFFRKGNLIALRELSLRRTADRVDAQMREYRADQSIERLWRARERLIVCVGAGGGNGALVRTAARLAASLKADWLAVHVDTPTLRRQSDAIRKQTFDTLRLAAELGAETVTLDGSDAVTTLAAYATMRNVSKLLAGKSQRGRWRRFLAPSFVDRLAEAAPQIELTLLAPHATASRYPRDWRAMLLGSHTADAPRSSLAAYGKASGIAAVITALIFTVSSQIDLANLVMLYLLGVVFAAVRLGRGPGAYLSCLSVVAFDFFFVQPRFSFAIADTQYLLTFAVMLATSLTVSNLTSNLRRQARAASLRERRTAVMYAMTRELGAALTEAQIIEIATRHVNEVFGSRIAILLPDSDEKMRQKVSAPDPATTIPDDKLDIDVAQWVYDRQQAAGAGTNTLPSSAAYYLPLKAPMRTRGAIAVLSERPGEFAAPDQLRLLETFAAQIALAIERVHYVDIAQDALVSMESERLRNSLLATISHDLRTPLTAIVGSAAVLTDRLLQTPTSMPTPALAAACSETVPTRAVPHVDAYALARGIHIEAEHMVRLVNNLLDMARLQGGGVTLDLQWGMIEEAVGGALAACRSGLAGRSVDVSIPSDLPMVRFDAVLMERVLVNLVENACKYARADTPLSIVAAAIHDTAQRRIRVSLNDIGPGLPEGSEDKIFEKFTRGTTESATPGVGLGLAICRAIIAAHGGRIGARNRKDANGVTVGASFWFDLLANDTPPRLPEEGIDSE, encoded by the coding sequence ATGGAGCGTCCCGATCCCGACGCGTTGTTGAGCCGCATTCAGCGAGAGGAAAGCCGTCGCCAACGAGGTCGCCTGAAGATTTTCTTCGGCGCCTCGGCCGGCGTCGGCAAGACCTACGCAATGCTGCTGGCCGCCCATCGGCGTCGCGAGGAGGGCGTCGACACCGTGGTGGGCGTCGTCGAGACACACGGGCGGCAGGAAACTCTGGCCTTGCTGGAGGACTTGGAGCGCTTGCCGCCCACCACGTTCACGCAGCGCGGCAAGCGCCTGCCCGAGTTCGATCTGGACGGTGCGCTGGCGCGTGGGCCGGCCTTGCTGCTCGTCGATGAACTTGCACACTCGAACGTTGCGGGGGCGCGGCACGCCAAGCGCTGGCAGGACGTTCAGGAGCTGCTGGACGCCGGCATCGACGTCTATACGACCGTCAACGTGCAGCATCTCGAAAGTCTGAACGACATTGTCGGCCAGATTACCGGCATCCGCGTCTGGGAGACGGTGCCGGATCGCATCTTCGATCTCGCCGATGAAGTGACCTTGGTCGATTTGCCGCCCGAGGAATTGTTGGACCGCTTGCGCGAAGGGAAGATCTATCTGCCGCAACAAGCCGAGCGCGCGATCAAGCACTTCTTTCGCAAGGGCAATCTGATTGCGCTGCGCGAGCTGTCGTTGCGCCGCACGGCCGACCGTGTGGACGCGCAGATGCGCGAGTATCGCGCGGACCAGTCCATCGAGCGGCTGTGGCGGGCACGGGAGCGGCTGATCGTCTGCGTGGGCGCGGGCGGTGGCAACGGGGCGCTGGTACGGACGGCGGCGCGCCTGGCGGCCAGCCTGAAGGCAGACTGGCTCGCGGTGCATGTCGACACGCCGACATTGCGGCGGCAATCCGATGCCATTCGCAAGCAGACCTTCGATACGTTGCGTCTCGCCGCCGAACTGGGCGCCGAGACGGTGACCTTGGACGGCAGCGACGCGGTGACGACCTTGGCGGCGTACGCCACGATGCGCAATGTCTCGAAATTGCTCGCGGGGAAGTCGCAGCGCGGGCGGTGGCGCCGTTTCCTGGCGCCGAGCTTCGTGGATCGATTGGCGGAGGCGGCGCCGCAGATCGAGCTTACCTTGCTGGCGCCGCATGCCACGGCGTCGCGCTATCCCCGCGACTGGCGTGCGATGCTGCTGGGCAGTCACACCGCCGATGCGCCACGATCCTCGTTGGCCGCCTATGGCAAGGCCAGCGGTATCGCGGCGGTCATTACCGCCTTGATCTTCACGGTGTCGTCGCAGATCGACCTCGCGAACCTGGTGATGTTGTATCTGTTGGGCGTCGTCTTTGCCGCCGTGCGACTCGGGCGCGGTCCGGGTGCCTATCTGTCGTGCCTCAGTGTCGTCGCTTTCGACTTCTTCTTCGTGCAACCGCGCTTCTCCTTCGCGATTGCCGATACGCAGTATCTGCTGACGTTTGCCGTGATGTTGGCCACCTCCCTGACGGTCAGCAACCTGACGTCCAATCTGCGTCGGCAGGCGCGGGCCGCATCGTTGCGCGAGCGTCGCACGGCGGTGATGTATGCGATGACGCGGGAATTGGGCGCGGCCTTGACGGAGGCGCAGATCATCGAGATCGCAACACGCCACGTGAACGAGGTATTCGGCTCGCGGATCGCGATCCTGCTGCCGGACAGCGATGAAAAAATGCGGCAGAAAGTCAGCGCGCCGGATCCGGCCACGACGATTCCCGACGACAAGCTCGATATCGACGTTGCGCAATGGGTCTACGATCGACAGCAGGCGGCGGGTGCGGGGACGAATACCTTGCCGTCGAGCGCGGCCTATTATCTGCCGTTGAAAGCGCCGATGCGTACGCGCGGTGCCATCGCCGTCTTGAGCGAGCGTCCCGGTGAATTCGCCGCCCCCGATCAACTTCGTCTGCTCGAAACCTTTGCCGCGCAGATCGCGCTGGCCATCGAGCGTGTCCACTACGTCGATATCGCACAGGATGCCTTGGTGTCGATGGAATCCGAGCGACTGCGCAATTCACTGCTGGCGACGATCTCGCATGATCTACGAACGCCATTGACGGCCATCGTGGGATCGGCCGCCGTGCTGACGGATCGGCTGTTGCAAACGCCGACGTCTATGCCAACGCCGGCATTGGCCGCTGCATGCTCGGAGACGGTTCCCACTCGCGCAGTGCCGCATGTCGACGCGTATGCGCTGGCGCGGGGCATTCATATCGAGGCCGAGCACATGGTCCGTCTCGTTAATAACCTTCTCGATATGGCGCGCTTGCAGGGGGGCGGCGTGACGCTCGATCTGCAATGGGGCATGATCGAAGAAGCGGTGGGAGGGGCCTTGGCCGCGTGCCGAAGCGGACTGGCCGGACGGAGCGTCGATGTATCGATCCCAAGCGATCTGCCGATGGTGCGCTTCGATGCGGTGTTGATGGAACGTGTTCTCGTCAACCTGGTGGAGAACGCATGCAAATACGCGCGGGCCGACACACCGCTGTCGATCGTCGCAGCCGCCATTCACGACACGGCGCAGCGACGTATTCGGGTCTCCCTCAACGATATCGGCCCTGGCCTGCCGGAAGGTAGCGAGGACAAGATTTTTGAGAAGTTCACCCGGGGGACGACGGAATCGGCTACGCCTGGGGTGGGCTTGGGCCTGGCGATTTGTCGGGCGATCATCGCGGCCCATGGCGGGCGTATCGGGGCACGAAATCGAAAGGACGCGAATGGCGTGACGGTGGGCGCGAGCTTCTGGTTCGATCTGCTTGCCAACGACACGCCACCGCGCCTGCCGGAAGAAGGAATCGACAGTGAATAA
- a CDS encoding beta-propeller fold lactonase family protein has translation MKNTRFTGLAKACATASLGFAALFAASSHAALASTYVYVSNEDSHDVSVFALNEKSGVLTSIETQTVGGVAMPMAVSPDKSRLYVGVRSVPYRVATFAIDPANGKLSDLGTAPLAASMAYLSTDVTGKFLFSASYGGNQFSVNPIGRGGLVGAPQQSIPTGPMAHSIVPSPDNRYVFGAVLGEDKWKRFSFDPTNGTLGNETDAFAGVPKSGPRFFRFSPDHRFVYVIDELDAKVHVLAYDAEQGSVSEIQTVSALPADFGTQVPWGSDLHLTPDGRYLYTSERRSSTLGGFRVDKKTGKLTRIGTWATETQTRGFNIDPSGKFLLSAGEKSGHVSTYRIQPSGQLTKVGRYATGDGPNWIEVVHYSDAASTTDAK, from the coding sequence ATGAAAAATACACGCTTCACGGGCCTTGCAAAAGCCTGCGCCACCGCCAGCCTGGGATTCGCGGCCCTCTTCGCTGCCTCTTCGCATGCGGCACTGGCCTCCACTTACGTGTATGTCTCGAATGAAGATAGCCACGATGTGTCCGTCTTCGCATTGAACGAAAAGAGCGGCGTATTGACGTCCATCGAAACGCAGACGGTCGGCGGCGTCGCCATGCCGATGGCCGTTTCGCCGGACAAGTCGCGTCTCTACGTGGGTGTGCGAAGCGTCCCCTACCGTGTCGCCACGTTCGCCATCGATCCGGCTAACGGGAAGTTGAGCGATCTCGGCACCGCACCGCTGGCCGCAAGCATGGCTTACCTGTCGACGGACGTAACCGGAAAATTCCTTTTCTCGGCGTCGTACGGCGGCAATCAATTCAGCGTCAACCCCATTGGCCGAGGCGGCCTGGTGGGCGCCCCCCAGCAAAGCATCCCGACTGGCCCGATGGCGCACTCGATCGTGCCGTCGCCGGACAATCGCTATGTATTCGGTGCGGTGCTGGGCGAGGATAAGTGGAAGCGCTTCAGCTTCGATCCGACCAACGGCACTTTGGGCAACGAAACGGACGCCTTCGCCGGCGTGCCGAAATCGGGCCCCCGTTTCTTCCGCTTCTCGCCCGATCATCGCTTCGTCTACGTGATCGACGAGTTGGACGCAAAGGTGCATGTGCTGGCGTATGACGCGGAACAAGGCAGCGTCAGCGAAATTCAAACCGTCTCCGCGCTGCCGGCTGATTTTGGTACGCAGGTGCCATGGGGCAGCGATCTGCATCTGACGCCTGATGGCCGCTATCTGTACACCTCGGAGCGCCGCAGCAGCACGCTCGGCGGATTCCGTGTCGACAAGAAGACGGGCAAGCTGACGCGCATCGGTACCTGGGCGACGGAAACGCAGACGCGTGGGTTCAACATCGATCCGTCGGGCAAGTTCCTGTTGTCGGCGGGTGAGAAGTCGGGGCATGTCAGCACGTACCGCATTCAACCCAGCGGTCAACTGACGAAGGTCGGACGCTATGCAACCGGCGACGGTCCGAACTGGATCGAAGTCGTGCATTACTCGGACGCAGCGTCAACCACCGACGCAAAGTAA
- the kdpC gene encoding potassium-transporting ATPase subunit KdpC gives MNTIFRPAIVLFAAFTVMTGAAYPALVTGIAQAVFPYRANGSLLERDGKPVGSALIGQQFDAPQYFWSRLSATTPNPYNATASSGSNLGPTNPALLDEVKGRIDALRQADPSNTAPLPVDLVTSSGSGLDPEISPAAAYYQMDRVAKARGLSPDAVRQKIVQYTSGRQFGFLGEPRVNVLRLNLALDAAATHP, from the coding sequence ATGAATACTATTTTTCGACCCGCTATCGTTTTGTTTGCCGCTTTCACGGTGATGACCGGCGCCGCCTATCCGGCGCTCGTGACCGGAATCGCGCAGGCGGTGTTTCCGTATCGCGCCAACGGCAGTCTGCTCGAACGCGACGGCAAGCCGGTCGGGTCCGCCTTGATCGGCCAGCAATTCGACGCGCCCCAATATTTCTGGTCGCGGCTTTCCGCCACCACGCCGAATCCGTATAACGCCACCGCATCGTCCGGCTCGAATCTCGGACCGACGAATCCCGCGCTGCTCGATGAGGTAAAGGGCCGTATCGATGCATTGCGGCAGGCCGATCCGAGTAACACGGCGCCGTTGCCGGTCGACCTCGTCACGTCCTCGGGCAGCGGTCTCGATCCAGAAATCAGCCCGGCGGCGGCGTATTATCAGATGGATCGGGTAGCGAAGGCCCGTGGCTTATCGCCGGATGCGGTGCGTCAAAAAATCGTCCAATATACGTCTGGTCGGCAATTCGGATTTCTCGGCGAACCGCGGGTGAACGTCCTGCGCCTGAATCTGGCGCTCGACGCGGCGGCGACCCATCCATGA
- a CDS encoding methyl-accepting chemotaxis protein has protein sequence MKVSTRLIILVTAALVALFAVGGYGLFSLRQAMYGERKAQIANLLQMAEHLASDYHEQEVAGKLTREQAQDATKTALGKLNYSAKSFFWARTPEGITLIHWNQAIIGKNNAGKALDGRPDGDVFREQLAHDHMPITLVLAKDPGTGQLVGKLNGLVAFAPWDWWIGTGIFVGDIDATFWRTAWLLIGLITIATVVIGAMSWQIIRNVVGTLGGEPAYAAAVTRRIATGDLTEKIVLRDRDDSSLVASIAVMQASLVDIITRIRTGSEAVTAGTTQIAAGNADLSSRTEEQAASLQETAASMEQLTATVKQNSENAQKASTLAANASSTAESGGVAVARVVDTMSAISASSDRMTEITGTIESIAFQTNILALNAAVEAARAGEEGRGFAVVASEVRSLAQRSSSAAKEIKTLIAASVSQVRDGSQQVSAAGETMSNIVKAVGHVTEIMSGISAASQEQHAGIEQVNQAVTQMDQVTQQNAALVEEAAAAAGSLADQAERLSVTVSAFKV, from the coding sequence ATGAAAGTATCCACGCGTCTAATCATTCTCGTCACCGCGGCCCTCGTGGCATTGTTCGCGGTCGGCGGCTACGGCCTCTTCAGCCTCCGTCAGGCCATGTATGGCGAGCGTAAAGCGCAGATTGCAAATCTCCTTCAGATGGCAGAGCATCTCGCGAGCGATTATCACGAGCAGGAAGTTGCCGGCAAGCTCACTCGCGAGCAGGCACAAGATGCGACAAAGACCGCGCTGGGCAAGCTGAATTATTCGGCCAAGAGCTTCTTCTGGGCACGTACCCCAGAGGGCATCACGCTGATCCACTGGAATCAGGCCATCATCGGAAAGAACAATGCCGGCAAGGCCTTGGACGGGCGCCCCGATGGCGATGTTTTCCGCGAACAGCTGGCGCATGATCACATGCCGATCACGCTGGTGCTGGCCAAGGACCCCGGCACCGGTCAGTTGGTCGGCAAGTTGAACGGCCTGGTTGCCTTCGCGCCGTGGGATTGGTGGATCGGGACGGGCATCTTCGTCGGAGACATCGATGCCACCTTCTGGCGCACCGCCTGGCTGTTGATCGGCTTGATCACCATTGCCACCGTCGTCATCGGCGCAATGTCGTGGCAGATCATTCGCAACGTCGTCGGTACGCTGGGCGGTGAACCCGCGTATGCCGCCGCGGTGACGCGACGCATCGCGACCGGCGATCTGACCGAGAAGATCGTGCTGCGCGATCGCGACGACTCGAGCCTGGTGGCCTCAATCGCCGTGATGCAGGCATCGCTGGTCGACATCATCACTCGCATCCGCACCGGTTCCGAAGCGGTAACGGCAGGCACCACGCAGATTGCCGCCGGCAATGCCGATTTGTCTTCCCGTACCGAGGAGCAAGCGGCATCGTTGCAGGAAACCGCTGCCAGCATGGAGCAATTGACGGCCACGGTAAAACAGAATTCCGAGAATGCGCAGAAGGCCAGCACCCTCGCCGCCAACGCATCGTCCACCGCCGAAAGCGGCGGCGTTGCGGTCGCGCGCGTGGTGGACACGATGAGCGCGATTTCGGCGAGCTCCGACCGGATGACGGAGATCACCGGCACAATCGAAAGCATTGCCTTCCAGACCAACATCCTCGCCCTCAATGCGGCGGTGGAAGCGGCGCGTGCCGGGGAAGAAGGTCGGGGCTTTGCCGTCGTCGCATCGGAAGTGCGTTCGCTGGCGCAACGAAGCTCGAGCGCCGCGAAGGAAATCAAGACATTGATCGCCGCGTCGGTGTCGCAGGTGCGTGATGGATCGCAACAGGTCAGCGCCGCTGGCGAGACGATGAGCAATATCGTCAAGGCGGTAGGTCATGTGACGGAGATCATGTCGGGCATCTCCGCTGCCTCGCAGGAACAACATGCGGGCATCGAGCAGGTCAATCAGGCCGTGACGCAGATGGACCAGGTGACGCAGCAGAATGCAGCACTGGTCGAAGAAGCTGCCGCGGCCGCCGGCTCGCTTGCGGATCAAGCAGAACGGTTGTCGGTGACGGTCTCGGCATTCAAGGTATAA
- a CDS encoding response regulator — MNKLTLSILLIEDEKHIRRFVRTELESRDMSVHEAGTGKEGLIAAQTRRPDLLIVDLGLPDMDGLDVIRQVRAWSDMPLIVLSARSREDEKIAAFEAGADDYLTKPFGTGELIARIHALLWRTHRHAEARTNEVRFGDIRVDLNDRRVTLADEPVRLTPVEFRLLAMLIRNAGRVLTHQQLLTEVWGPSHARDTQYLRVYMGNLRHKLERDPAQPIHFVTETGVGYRLVGLQPRE, encoded by the coding sequence GTGAATAAACTGACTCTTTCCATCCTGCTGATCGAGGATGAGAAGCACATTCGCCGTTTTGTTCGTACGGAGCTGGAGTCGCGCGACATGAGCGTGCATGAGGCCGGTACGGGCAAGGAAGGACTCATCGCCGCGCAAACACGTCGTCCGGATCTGTTGATCGTCGATCTCGGGCTGCCCGATATGGACGGCCTCGATGTCATCCGTCAGGTGCGTGCGTGGAGCGATATGCCGTTGATCGTTCTCTCCGCGCGTAGTCGGGAAGACGAAAAAATAGCGGCGTTCGAAGCCGGCGCCGATGACTACCTGACCAAGCCGTTCGGTACCGGCGAACTGATCGCCCGCATTCACGCGTTGCTTTGGCGCACGCATCGTCACGCCGAAGCGCGCACGAACGAGGTCCGTTTCGGTGATATCCGCGTCGATTTGAACGATCGACGCGTCACCTTGGCGGACGAACCCGTTCGTTTGACGCCGGTCGAATTCAGATTGCTTGCGATGCTGATTCGGAATGCGGGCCGGGTCTTGACGCATCAGCAGTTGCTGACCGAGGTCTGGGGGCCATCCCATGCGCGAGACACGCAATACCTCCGTGTCTATATGGGGAATTTGCGGCACAAGCTGGAACGCGATCCTGCACAGCCGATCCATTTCGTGACCGAGACCGGGGTCGGTTACCGGCTCGTCGGATTGCAGCCGCGCGAATAG
- a CDS encoding porin — protein MKRTGLMAALAVSAATFSGMAQAQSSVTLYGLIDVGLDYSSDERTTAGGSGGRSFFLQSGNINPSRWGLRGSEDLGDGLSAIFTLENGFNVGTGQFSNGSDEFGRQAFVGLRSERFGQVTLGRQYDAVSTFVAPMSAAGSFAGNLASHPFDSDNMASSTRMNNAVMLRSADFHGFQFGGGYAFSNTASGFRQNNAFTFGGQYVYAGLSVAAAFFQANQPGGLASGNTSGALSSSDVDAPLLGQRQRIYAGGIAYAFEKAKIGFVASRTSIDGPTEINSGGSYAAFTGNFMTLYNYELNGRYALTPALSLGGAVDYTQGHYVQPGQSQHPKWVQGTVQVDYALSQRTDVYLEGTYQHVSSASGLLGEASIYHFTPSNSNRQAIVSIGMRTRF, from the coding sequence GTGAAAAGAACCGGTTTGATGGCGGCCCTGGCCGTCTCGGCAGCGACATTTTCGGGAATGGCACAGGCGCAAAGCAGCGTGACGCTGTATGGATTAATCGACGTCGGCCTCGATTATTCAAGCGATGAGCGCACCACCGCGGGCGGATCCGGCGGGCGCTCCTTTTTCTTGCAAAGCGGCAATATCAATCCCAGCCGATGGGGTCTGCGCGGCAGCGAGGATCTCGGCGACGGGTTGTCGGCCATTTTCACGTTGGAAAATGGCTTCAATGTCGGTACCGGGCAATTTTCCAACGGCAGCGACGAATTCGGGCGGCAGGCTTTTGTGGGATTGCGCAGCGAGCGCTTCGGTCAGGTTACGCTAGGCCGTCAATATGATGCGGTATCGACTTTTGTCGCACCGATGTCGGCAGCTGGAAGCTTCGCGGGCAATCTGGCCTCCCACCCGTTCGACTCCGACAATATGGCGAGCAGCACGCGGATGAATAATGCCGTGATGCTGCGATCCGCCGACTTCCATGGATTCCAGTTCGGTGGCGGCTATGCGTTCAGCAATACCGCGTCGGGCTTCCGTCAGAACAACGCCTTTACGTTCGGGGGCCAATACGTTTATGCCGGGCTGTCCGTTGCCGCGGCGTTCTTTCAGGCGAACCAGCCGGGCGGCCTCGCTTCCGGGAATACGTCCGGCGCGCTCAGCAGCAGCGATGTCGATGCGCCGTTGCTGGGGCAGCGGCAACGTATCTACGCAGGTGGAATTGCGTACGCGTTCGAGAAGGCAAAGATCGGTTTCGTTGCCAGCCGGACGTCGATCGACGGACCGACCGAGATCAATTCGGGCGGCAGCTATGCGGCGTTCACCGGAAACTTCATGACGCTCTACAACTACGAGCTGAATGGACGGTATGCACTGACGCCGGCGTTATCGCTCGGCGGGGCCGTGGATTACACGCAAGGCCACTATGTCCAACCGGGGCAATCCCAGCATCCGAAGTGGGTACAGGGGACGGTGCAGGTCGACTATGCGTTGAGCCAGCGTACGGACGTTTATCTGGAAGGCACCTACCAGCATGTGAGCAGTGCGAGCGGCCTGCTGGGTGAGGCGTCGATCTATCACTTCACCCCGTCGAACTCGAACCGTCAGGCGATCGTATCGATCGGCATGCGCACGCGGTTCTGA
- a CDS encoding ABC transporter ATP-binding protein — MLRIENLAKRFGPHVLFQNLTGQFGPGCVALCDENGSGKSTLLNVLAGELDLDQGDVWIGAYSLRTEADKAKSALAYVPDDCMVSPSETGRALLERVAATKHAVIDDNTWAWAERFGLAPHLDKRFEQMSLGTRRKCFLTAATIGESAVLFADEPTNGLDKPSRDTLIAFFKTLAKERLVFFSSHDLAIVQSCEARQISFADLRTPG; from the coding sequence ATGCTTCGAATCGAGAATCTTGCCAAGCGGTTTGGGCCACATGTGCTCTTCCAGAATTTGACCGGCCAATTCGGCCCCGGCTGTGTCGCGCTGTGCGATGAGAACGGGAGCGGCAAATCGACGTTGTTGAACGTGCTCGCGGGCGAACTCGATCTGGATCAAGGCGATGTGTGGATCGGCGCGTATTCGCTGCGTACCGAGGCAGACAAGGCCAAGTCGGCGCTGGCTTATGTGCCGGACGATTGCATGGTTTCGCCATCGGAAACCGGTAGAGCGCTGCTCGAGCGGGTTGCGGCAACGAAGCACGCAGTCATCGATGACAACACCTGGGCATGGGCGGAGCGTTTCGGGCTCGCACCGCATCTGGATAAACGCTTCGAACAGATGTCGCTCGGTACCCGTCGGAAATGCTTCCTGACCGCGGCGACAATCGGCGAGTCAGCCGTCCTTTTCGCCGACGAGCCGACGAATGGCCTCGACAAGCCCTCACGAGACACGTTGATCGCCTTTTTCAAGACACTCGCGAAAGAGAGACTGGTGTTCTTCTCGAGCCATGATCTGGCCATCGTGCAAAGCTGTGAAGCCCGGCAGATCAGTTTTGCCGATCTGCGCACGCCCGGATAG
- a CDS encoding TauD/TfdA family dioxygenase, translating into MSQVAATASPDSAIDVGFSGLRIRRVAGHIGGEVLDFRLSPDLKADAVEVLHAALVRHKVLFFRRQGHLDDGAHQALGALFGEVVAHPTVPSPEGTKLFELNAEKGGGRADSWHTDVTFVPAFPKLCILRAVTIPAFGGDTVWANTALAYERLPDHLKQLAERLWALHSNDYDYGAERLEDADASTSRQRLSHHQQVFVSRLHEAEQPLVHVHPVSGEKALLLGHFIKRILGLSTTESARLFELFQSRVIRPENTVRWQWQQDDVAIWDNRATQHYAVNDYGSQPRLVRRVAVQGVPAVSVDGQHARDATPEAQRAA; encoded by the coding sequence ATGTCTCAAGTCGCCGCAACCGCGTCACCCGATTCCGCCATCGATGTCGGATTTTCTGGACTACGCATTCGGCGCGTAGCGGGCCATATCGGAGGAGAAGTACTCGACTTCAGATTGAGCCCGGATCTGAAGGCAGACGCGGTGGAAGTGCTTCATGCTGCGCTGGTCAGACACAAGGTCTTGTTCTTCCGCCGACAAGGCCATCTTGACGATGGGGCGCATCAAGCGCTTGGCGCGCTATTCGGCGAGGTCGTCGCGCACCCTACGGTCCCCTCGCCAGAGGGCACGAAGCTCTTCGAGCTCAACGCGGAGAAGGGAGGCGGGCGAGCCGACTCCTGGCACACGGATGTGACCTTTGTGCCGGCGTTCCCGAAGCTCTGCATTTTGCGGGCCGTGACCATTCCGGCATTTGGTGGGGATACGGTCTGGGCAAATACGGCGCTTGCCTATGAGCGGCTTCCCGATCACCTGAAGCAACTTGCGGAGCGCTTGTGGGCCTTGCATTCCAATGACTACGATTACGGCGCGGAGCGGCTGGAGGATGCCGATGCGTCGACGTCCCGGCAACGTCTGTCCCATCATCAGCAGGTTTTCGTCTCGCGGCTTCACGAAGCAGAGCAGCCGTTGGTCCATGTGCATCCGGTTTCTGGCGAAAAGGCCTTGTTGCTCGGGCACTTCATCAAACGGATCCTCGGTCTTTCGACAACGGAGTCGGCCCGTCTGTTCGAACTGTTTCAAAGCCGCGTCATCCGGCCGGAAAACACGGTCCGCTGGCAATGGCAGCAGGACGATGTCGCTATATGGGATAACCGGGCAACGCAACACTATGCGGTGAACGACTATGGTTCGCAGCCGCGACTGGTGCGCCGCGTGGCGGTACAGGGCGTGCCCGCCGTATCGGTTGACGGACAGCATGCGCGCGATGCGACGCCCGAGGCGCAACGCGCGGCTTAG
- a CDS encoding glutathione S-transferase, whose product MLKILGKASSINVRKVLWACEALQLPYEREDWGSGFRPTDTAEFLTLNPNALVPVIRDGDFVLWESNTIIRYLASRYGDQSLYPLAPEARARVDQWIDWQASDLNRAWSYAFLGLVRQSPAHTAADQIAASIASWTHFMGILEKQLVQTRGFVAGSAFSLADIPIGLSVNRWFGTPFDRPALPAVSDYFARLAESPGFAAHCKNGLP is encoded by the coding sequence ATGCTCAAGATCCTCGGAAAGGCCTCCTCGATCAATGTTCGAAAAGTGCTTTGGGCGTGCGAAGCCCTGCAGCTTCCCTACGAGCGGGAGGATTGGGGCTCGGGATTTCGCCCGACCGATACGGCGGAATTCCTTACTTTGAACCCGAATGCGCTCGTGCCGGTCATCCGGGACGGTGACTTCGTGCTGTGGGAATCGAACACGATCATCCGTTATCTGGCATCGCGATACGGCGACCAGTCGCTTTATCCCCTGGCGCCCGAAGCACGCGCCCGGGTCGATCAATGGATCGATTGGCAGGCGAGCGACTTGAATCGCGCCTGGAGTTACGCATTTCTCGGACTGGTGCGGCAATCCCCGGCGCATACGGCGGCCGATCAAATCGCCGCCTCCATCGCCAGTTGGACGCACTTCATGGGAATTCTTGAAAAACAGCTGGTACAAACGCGCGGCTTCGTCGCCGGCAGCGCGTTCAGCCTCGCCGATATTCCGATCGGCTTGTCGGTGAACCGCTGGTTCGGCACGCCATTCGACCGTCCGGCCCTGCCAGCCGTATCGGACTATTTCGCGCGCCTGGCCGAGTCCCCGGGATTTGCGGCGCATTGCAAAAACGGTCTACCGTAA